GACACATCAAGCCTTCACCCCTGGATGACCCATTCACCTCCATGTCTTTCCCAGGGCCCAGGGCCTCCTCCTGTTCCCATTCCTCTCCAGGCCTCGCCTTTCCCCCACTGTCCCCAAGAGCTGTCACAGGTGTGGCCAGGCCCCCTTGGAGACCTGGGAATCCATAGCCTATTTAGCACATAGGGAGGTCTCTGGGGGGCATGggtgagctgtgtgtgtgtgggaaagCCTGTCCTCCAGGGTACCCTAGGGCTCTGCATCATGTTGGTGGCCCACCCTTCTCCCACACCATGTGCACTGACCTCATATACCTAGCAGGGCTGCTGACCTGTGACCAGAAGGTGGAGGCcactttttagttttgggggccacacctggtagtgctcaggagttattcctggctctgcactcaggaatcactcctgggggtgctctggggaccatatgggatgccaaggagcaaacctaggttggctcTAGCAGAGGCCACTTTTGGTGCAAGGAACATAAGCCAGTTACACCATGTGCCTGATACCTCGAGCCCTACCTCTGTTGGATTAAGCGTTCTCATCCTGGAAGTGGTGGCTGGAAGGTAGCACAAACAGGTGACAAGGCCATGGTGATGCCCATGTCCCCTCTGACTCTGGCCGGTGATGCCCAGTCTCCTCTAACCCTGGCCTTACACAGGAGTACACTGCCTCCTGCCTGTCGGGGCTCTTCGGTGTCCCCTGTGTGAGGTTCTCCATCTGGTGCCCATGGTAGGAAGGTGTGAGGTGGCCAGCTCTGTTTTCTGGGGAGGATGTGGGTAGCTTGGCCCTGTATGACCACTGCTAAGGGGGCTGACGCGGTCAGGCTGAACCTCATAGGGCTCCAGGTCCTGCATTCTGCAgggcagacagatggacagactgaCATCATCACCTGCCGGTCACCAGTCAACCCAGAAGACACCCACCCCATCTTGTAGGTTCCCCTCCCCTAGGGCTGTATCTTGGCTCTTTGGGAGCCCAGGGGTGGCATAAGAAGGGCATGACAGGCCGTACCTGAGAACACAGGTGTCATCCAGCTTGACGGTCCAGTTGGTATAGCTGCCGATGCCCCCTGGGCTGTGTGCCCTGTCCAAGAACACCATGGATGTTGCCACTCTGTGCCACTCCAGGGACCAGGGAGGGACCAGAGGGACCTTGTCCCTGGGCAGAAACTGCGAATGGAACGGGATGGGGGGTGCCAAGTGCCTCGGGGACCCTGCAGAGCCCTTCCCAAGACTGCAGGGCCAGTACAGACTTAGCCTCCTGCACAGCTCAGAGCCTGACCCTGTCCCCAGCGCCTCTCTGAGTCTGCACGGAGGAAGAACAGATGCCCAGCCTCTGTGCAGCCCCCACCTCTACTGGGCCAGCGTCTGAGAGTCCAAGGTCCTCTGGGACCAGCCTGTAGGTGTCCCAACCTCCAGGCCCTGCCTGACTGAGGTGTCCagtcaccctcctcccccactaaACTGCCCTGCCAGGTCTGGGAGTCCTGAGGTCCCAATGACCCTAGGATGCTGTTTCTCATGGGCCCTGGGGTGTCCCCAGCATGATGCTTCTTCCTGTACCCTATGCAAACCAGGAGTTTCCCCATGTCAGACTCAGCACCCTGatcttcttccaggttctctccTTCCCCAAATCCTCCTACCTCCTAAACTGGGGGCAGGCCAGGAACCCTTAGGGAAGAATTGGGGGACAAGATCGAGGGCAGGATGGAGGGCTGGCTGGGGTGTCAGGGCCCCCTGGGAGAATCATCTCCAGGaccttggttttggggccacaccagtggtagCACTCAGAAGTTAACCCTAacccagaatcactcctgataggctgggggtcctatgggatgctggttatCGAACatgggtccaccacatgcaaggcaaatggcctattgctgtgctattgttccaaaaCACACAACAGGGATCTTTGGCATATAGGGCACCACGACTAAGGGGCACTTTCCATTCTACCCACAGCCAGGCATGTCTGGAGAGCCACCCCCTGCTGCCTGACTCCTGTGTGGTCCCTGATTCACTCCCTTTATAGAGCCCCCTCTTTTGGCCTCCTGGGTCTGTAGGGCCAAGCCTGCTACTTGTCACCAAGGAACCCTGGATCAGGAGCACCCGGGGCCACCACATCTCCTTCTGGACCCACCATGTGAGGGCATCTCTGCCCCCTCCATCTCCTCTGCTGGGGCCAGACCCCACCTTGGGCATGAACCCCCAAGCTTGCAGCATGTACACAGATGGGAACCGTTGGAGAacaccttgtggtgcttagggaattattcaaggcagtgttcagggttcactcctggcggGACTTCCAAATCCCTTTGCAGCCCTGGGAAGGCTGCACACAAGGTCGgtcccttaatccctgtactctgACCCCAGCCTTGAACTCTTGTTTTCTTCCAATCTGAGAACCACCCGCCCCTAACAAGGAGTTGCAGGGACTAACTCTGGGGCCTCCCAGGCCAAGGGTCAAGCCAGGAGTTGCTGGTCTAGCTTGCTGTCCACCCACCTACATGCTTACAGGTGTTTACACGCATCTCCAAGCTCCTCCCTCACTACCTTCCCCAGCCACATCACCACACAACTACCCGCCTTGGCCTTGGCATGGGAGACCCTGGGGTGTGGGAGAAAGAACTTCAAACGCTTGGCCAACTGGGCAAGAGTGGGTGGCAGGGAGGTTGCACTGCAAGGCAGGATGCTAGGACCCTGGGCACTTGTGAGTGGCTCCAGGCCCAGCAAGGTGGTGAGAATGTGGGGATGGCAGGGGTCGGGCAGGAGCTAGGAGACAGCACTGGGGGGCAGGGCAGTAAGTGAGTACTTGCATGGGCAAGAGAAGACCCTGGGATTGGGCAGGACATTTCTAGAAACTGGGACAGACGCAAAGAAACCGCGAGAGGGACCAGGTGCTCAGAAAGCGCACGGGGGCAAGGAGCATCtgcgcatgtgtgtgtgcatgcgcggTGGTTTAAGGGATTGTGGGGGGAGTGTGTGCGTGTGGGCGGGGCATGTGCACGTGTCGTTGGAACGTGCGAGTAGGAGATGAGGCGAGTGCAAGTGCGGGAGCGGCACGTGTGATGGCCACGTGTGGCTGTGGGCGGGGCCTGCGGACGGGGTATATATAGAGGGGCCGGACCGGGCACTGGTTTAGTGCCGAGGCAGGCAGGCGTCCTTGTCTTGTTCCGCTTTATGGCGTCGTTAGCCCCTAGGATTGGTGGAGGACGGGTCCCCCAGGGCCCTGCTTCTGGGGCACAAGGGTGAGGAACCTGGGGGAGTGCCCCAGAACGTTGGGGGTGGCCCCTGGTGCTATATTTCCTAGCCAGCTTCAGCATACTCCAGGACAGGGCCTAAAGCAGAGTCGCCCCCTTCCATGGGCTGTGGCCAGATTCTTCTCTGGATTCTTTGCAGAAACTTCCCAAGGCCTTGTGTGGTGTCACGCCACCGTGTGGACCCCCGCGAGGGGCCAGTGCTCCCCAAGAATGTGCTCAGCGAACGGGAACGCAGGTGAAGCACAGGGCCGGCCAGGCGGGGCGTGGGCTGTTGGTTCTCAGCTTCGGGGTACCCCTCAGCCAGCCGCGGAACGTCGTTCCGAAGGTCGGGGTTCCCTTTGTGCCCGCAGGAAGCGGATCTCTGGGAGCTGTGCGCGCCTGCGGACGCTGCTGCCTCACTTCGAGGGCCGGCGAGAGGACATGGCGTCGGTGCTGGAGATGGCGGTGCAGTTCCTGCGCCTGGTGCGGCCTGTGAGTGCCTGGGCCGGCCCAGGGAGACCTTGAGGCCGCCTGGTGCCACCCCTGAGTTCAGCCCTGCAGCAAGGATGGGGGGCACGCTTCTACGgcacaccccccccacacacacacacagagatccTCTCTTGCAGGGTGGCGACGACTCGACTCGGCAAGACTTGGTGCAGGTGGCCACTGCGGCCCAGCTCAGCATGGACCCACACGACGACGATGACGACGACGAAGATGGCAGCGGCGTAGCGTTAGTGTCCCCCTGGTTACCAGGATGAAGTGTGACCCCGGGGGACCTGGGCTAATCTGTCCCAGGTGTCCCGAGGTGCTGGGCCTGCAAAGccccagtttttctttctctctgagatGATGGGTCTGGAAAATGACTGAGGAGCTGCAGGGTATCTGCAACCTCAGGGGCACCCCAACTGCAGAAAGGCCTGGAAGTGGGGATGTAGGGGACCGAGGGTGCCTTCTTGGCTGCGGCAGCAATGGAACTGAGCCCGGGGCTGCTGCTTCTGGATGCTTCCTGCAGGGCCCAGACTCTTGTGCTGCCTTTGCCTTTCAGACTGCCCAGGGCCCCCGGCTGTGCCAGCTCCACAGTGGTAACTGAGGCCTATGGTGGGCCTCAGTCTGGTAAGTCAGTTCTTGGAGTATTGATTAGCACAGGGATCCCTGAGCGGGAGGGGGGGCTAAGTGTACAGATGGAGCTTGGCCTGCTCACACTATCCTGTCTGCCCAACTCTCCCAGGCTGCTCCTGTGGGGCCTGACATGTGTATGTGCCTCTTTGTGCACACATgtctgtgtgtacatgtgtgcctTGTACTCCTGTGTGCAGGTGTTTCTGCCCATGTGTATCTGCATGTCCTCATCCATGCTTCTATGCACATGTACATCTGCATGTGCGTGTGTGAGTACACACCTGTGGGTACAAACAGATGCTATTGTCCTTGGTGGCAGGGCTTCACATACCCTCACTGGTGGTGGTACTCACTAGACGTTGACTGGTGTCTATGTGTCGGGCTTGTCAGCCTGTGCCCTCAGCTCCAAGAGTTCTCACTAGGGAACTTGGTGCATAGAACTGGGATCCCCTGGGAGTGGCATAGTTCTGGGCAGGTGTGGGGAAGGCTGTAGATGATCAGAGCATTGGGGGACCTCTACAGGCGACAGGACTTCAGCAGGCCCCCACTGCTTCCTCCCACAGAGCCTTCCAGCAGTGGAGCCTGCACCCTCAACTCGCAATTCTTCAGTGTCGCTGGGGACAGTGAAGAATTCCCAAGCTGTCTGGACACTAGGTGGGTGCCTGCAAGGCCTTGTGTGTCAGTCTGTCACATGCCAGCCTGTCTGATGGGAGCTTAGCCTCCCTGAGCCAAGGTGCTGGGCCTTGGGCAGGGGCCTTGCCCTAAACCTGTGGCTTGTGAGGCTTGGGTTGGCTTGTCCTCTTGCCTTGTGCTCCTGAGGGTCCCCTGTCCTGTCTAGGTCTCTGTTGGGAGGTGACTTGGAAGATAGTACTCCCTTTCTCCTGGCAACTAGTTCAGACTGCTATCTGGGTGAGTGTGGGACTAGGTAGCATCTTGTGGGGAGGGGGCAGGCAGGGCTGGAGCATTGGGGCTGCATAATCATTCTGTTGGGGTGTTACCCATCAGTGTTGTCTCTATTCTAGGGTCCCTGGAGGCCGGAGGTGGTGGCATCCCCTCTTGTGCCCTGGCGAGAAGCAACTCCCTGGATGGGGCACAGCTGGGCTTCCTATTGGTCCCTGAGCATGATGCTCAGGAGCTGCAGGACAGCGCCCTTGAGCAGTGGGGCCTGGACATGGGGGCAAGGCTGTTGGCATCTTGACTGACTTCCTGGCATAGAAGGCTTGCTGGACCCCAGGCTTTGGAGGAGGCTGGACATTAAAGAGGAGGCACCCTGAAAATGACTAACTCTGTTGGTATATTTGTCTCATGAATTCAAAGCTGAACTCTCTGACTTACCCTGAGGTGGGTCCTGTGGGTACCCAGCTACCTTTCTCCACTTCAGGGGTGCCTAAGTTGTGGAGCCTCCAAACCAAAAGGGGGTCTCCACAGCTCCAGTCCAGCAGCCTTGCTCCAAAGAGACCAGAGCACCTAATGGTGCTGGACCCACATAGCACTGGGTGTCCACCAGGGAAGCTATAGTGGCCAAGTTGGACACTAGGTGCTGAAGCAGGGACAGGATAAGGAGGGGCCGAGTGGTTGGACCTAGGTAGGCTGCAGCTTTGCCAGGCAGAGTCTCCACTGTTCTAGGTCCCATTTTTCCACTGCTTCTGAGGTTGTTTTCTGGCAGAGGAGGGAGCCAGTTTTCCTTCCGTCAAGGAGTCCTGTGGACTGCATCACAGCACCTGGCTTTGCTGAGAGAGTGGAGCAGCTGCTTGGAGGTCTTGAGGCAGCTTTCTGTGAGACTCTGAGTCTCATGTGAGATCGTATGCAGAACCATGTACCACAGTCCTAGCTCTGAGACTCCTGATTCACCTAATGTAGAAGAAGGGCCCCTCAAAATCTTCAGTGTGTCCCAGTGGTACCTGGAGATGCTCTGGGTGGGGTGCAGAGATGATGGCCCTCCAGTAAAGCCACCCTGAGTCTGAGCCCTTCCATGTCCCCCTGCTTTACCCCCTGTCTGTGAGGGCCCTTCCCTGATGGCCCTCTGTGTCCAGGTCCCATCAGCAAGTCATCCTGAGATGTGGGGCCCCAGTCCTTATGCACTGGGAAAATGGTTGTCAGGGGAGTTGATGTGATGTAGGTAGGGAGACTTGTGGTCTCTGTCCTACCTGAGTCCTCACCCCATACCAGAGCTCCCCAGCCTTTTTTGCTTCTCTACCCCCTTTCCAGCAGAAAGATCACTCAGTGACTCCTGTAAATCTACCTGTCCCCAATTGTACCTGAAGTTCCTCTTACTCTGGGGTGTTCCCAGTGCCCTGGACATGACATTGTCAACTCTAGAATACATTGCTCAAATCTTAGGTGGTGGTGGCTCTGCAGGAACTTGTGTATGCTAGTACTATTCAGGTAGCTATGTTTCCTTCACACTATAGTTTCTCACAGCCTCTGTGGAGTGTGGGGACATCCCATATTATAGCCTCTGTGGACTGGGCTATATTATggattcttgtattatttttttgtgtgtgtggcttttgggtcacacccggcagtgctcaggggttattcctggctccaggctcagaaattgctcctggaaggcacgggggaccatatgggacaccgggatttgaaccgatgacctcctgcatgaaaggcaaatgccttacctccatgctatctctccagccccatattaattattaattataaagtcctggtAGTCTTGGTGGATGTAGGATGGTGAAGCCTTTTACTGGCCCAGCCCGGTGCCTGAAGCCCCTACAGCCTAGTGGGTCTGTAGGAATCAGGTTGatggcgaagaaatgatccacagcagtcagatgaagttttaggagacatgAAACTTTATTACAAGACTCTAACCAACATGTACTATTTTTCACATGGCTACTAAGCTAACCAGCCTCTGTGTGTCTCCTCTCCTTGCTGCCTCTTCCTTGTTCTGTTTTCTCAGCTCtccccctgaggcaacccctttgttaccaaccacagacccctcccatccaggtaagataggaAGTTGGGGGGAGAGGTAATAGACCCTCATCTCCTCTCAAGACTCTGGATTCTTGTTTTCTAACAGACTATCTGAACTGGGTAACTATTTCCATttcctcaccttttttttttttttttgccacaccctgtgacacttgggttatcctggctctgtgctcagaaagcgctcctggctcctggctcgggggaccatatgagacgccaggggattggggattgaactgcagtctgtcctaggttagtgtgtgcaaggcaaatgccctacagcttgtgccaccgctctggcccctcctcacTGACTCTTAACTGGGGATCATTATTTCACAGACTCTGTGGACTGTAGGGACACTCTTCTCAAAGAAGAGTGGGGACACTGAGGACACTTCCGCAGATTCTGTGGGCTTGGTAGATATCCCCATCTCAATCAGATTCAGACTTTGTGAACTGTGGGAACACCCTCATTTCACACACGTTGTGAACTGGGGAGACATTTTCCCCTCACTTTTGTGTTGTGTATTTAGTGGGCAGTTTCTTTCCTCACAGGTTCTGTGAACAGTGAGACACCTCTCTTTCCACCTGGATTGGGTGGACACCCTCATCTTCTCACAAGTCTGGTCTCCCATCTCCTTGCACAAGACTGGGTAGCTATCTCAGTCTCATGAACTTTACAATGGAGACATCAACATTTCCTCACAGCCTCTGGACTATAGGGATAACATAACCCCTGTTCTCATGAACTCTGTGAACTGGGTGGACACTTATCTCCTTACAAACTCCATGGAATGAGTGGATATTACCATCTCCTCAGACTCTGGACTGTGGGAGACCCCTGTCTCCTTTCCTCATAGACTATGAACTATGACCTAAGGTGCATACTTACATTCCTCACAGATTCATCTCAGTCTGGACTGGGTGAACACTTCCTTTTCTCACAGACTGTGTGTGGGCTGTTTGGGCATCTTCATCTCAAAGACACATTCGTAGGGACACCATTTCCTCAGACACTGGACTATGGGGACACTATCTCTTCATAGCTTTTGTGGACTGTGTGGAAACTCCTGTCTCCAATaaactggggggctggagagagagcatggaggtagggcgtttgccttgcatgcagaaagacggtggttcaaatcctggcatcccatgtggtcccccgagcctgccacgagtgatttctgagcttagagccaggaataacccagagcactgcagggtgtgacccaaaaaccaccacccccaaaaatggGTAGATGTTGACGTAAAGGTAATTGATCCTGGACACGCCCCTTGGACACCCCTGTAACACACCAGTCAGGAGGGTGTATAAGGAAAAAGTTTGACAgatgattggggggggggaatccatGGAAAAGGCAGGAATAGAGCCTACTGGCTGGGTGAAAGCAttggcattcattcattcagcaatctttctctgccctccctctctcctttcttctcccctcttcCCAGCTAGAGACTTCTGGCTGGGAATAAAAGGATATATTGTTTCAAccctccccacctccaccccactGCTTTGGTGGGTGGGTCCTGGCAGCCGGCTTCCAGCCCTTGCAACTTTTCCAGGTAGAAAAAGCTGTTAGACACTGATATGAGTGGTCACCCCCATTTCTTCCTGTGGATTGTGGAGACACAGCCATCTCCTCTCAGACTCTGGACTGCATGAACATTACCATCTCAAGGCCTCTGTGGGGGCGGTGCTGCCAAGAATCATTCTCTGCACTTTGTAAAATTGGGCCTGTGTGTTCAGTCCCCCCTTTGCTGCCCTAAAGCTGCCCACCACTGCCTCTAAAAGTGGGGCTCTGGCTCAGTGGATCATAGGGACAACAGTAACAGACCCAGGGTTTGGTTTGTGGACACATCCCACTGCCCTGGCTTGGAGAGGTGGTCATGTCCCCCACTACTTCTCCCCACTGTTGGCAGTGGCTCGTCTGCTTGTGTCTACAAGCCTCCATACCCaccagtcactttttttttttttggtttttggggccacacccatttgatgctcagggattactccctgctaagtgctcagaaattgctcctggcttggggaaaccatgtgggacgccgggggatcaaaccgtggtccttccttggttagcgcttgcaaggcagacaccttacctctagcgccacttcaccggccccactttttttttttttaatttggtttttggattacatccggtgacactcaggacactcctggctatgcactcagaaattgctcctggcttgggggactatgtcggacgctgggggatcgaaccatggtcagtcctaggttggtgcaggcaaggcagacgcctttccacttgtgccactgctctggcaccccCACCAGTCAGTCCAAAGGTACCAAACCTGGTGCTCAGCCTCTATTGGCATGACTGCCTAGGGCCACCCAGAGTCTTGGGCATTCAGGTGATACCCATGGCCAGCCAGCATCTTGGGTATGTGATGCCCATGGCCACCCAGTCACGTGGTTTGGGGTACATGACTACCTATAACCACCCAGTCTGGGGCACCCACAGAACACCAACAGTGAGTTGACAGTGGTCAGACAAGCACCTTCCTGCAGGGGACATGCAATGCCCTGGGACCTCGGTGGTGCTTGCACCTTCAAGGCCATGCCGGCAGTGCTTGAGGACTTTGAGATGACAGATTTGGCTCCAGTCCTGGTGCGTGCAGGGCACATGCCCTGCCCCAGAGCTGCCTTCCAGGCGTATACCCAATCTGTTCCTAGGTTCCCGTGGATTAGATGCATATCCTGAAAGTAGGCGCAATAGAAACATGGCTTCACTGTCTCTGACTtgctcatggtggtgctcagtgtcATTAGGCAGACCTTAGTCCTCCCAGGCAGACACGCAGcctctttggcccctatttgGGTACCAGGACGGGTTGTGTAGCCTCACACTCTGCCATCTAGTTTGCTGCATGCGAGGCCCCATACGTGACCCTTTCAGCCTGAGCACATGTGGCCGTGCACCTCTGTCCTGGGTCCCACCAGGGTTCTTCTGTCCTGCAGTTTTCCCTGTGCTTCTGAGGTAATACTGAGTGAATGCCTCAACAGCATGGACACAGGCCCTGAAGCACTGACATCCAAGACTGTCCCATTATTACGAACGATCCCACTTTCTCCAGACGGCTGAGCGCGTGACAGCACTGAGGAGCTTTTTCTCAGCAGCAGCCTGGGGGTGACTCAGCCATATTTTTAGCAGTTCCCATGCTGGGAGGCTTATGGCTGTGGTTGTGACAAGGACACAGGCACCTCAGCCTGGTGAACCCCTTGTCTTGTCACTAATTGCCTGTGTTGGTCCTAAGGGCATGTCCACTTTTCTCTGACTGAGGAGATCTCTTGACTGGGCAGCTGCAGTTCTCACAGACAGGTATGATCCTGCAAAAGAGACGTCAACGGTTCGAGAGCAGACTCCTTAT
This is a stretch of genomic DNA from Suncus etruscus isolate mSunEtr1 chromosome 5, mSunEtr1.pri.cur, whole genome shotgun sequence. It encodes these proteins:
- the LOC126008548 gene encoding spermatogenesis- and oogenesis-specific basic helix-loop-helix-containing protein 1-like — protein: MGCGQILLWILCRNFPRPCVVSRHRVDPREGPVLPKNVLSERERRKRISGSCARLRTLLPHFEGRREDMASVLEMAVQFLRLVRPGGDDSTRQDLVQVATAAQLSMDPHDDDDDDEDGSGVALPRAPGCASSTVVTEAYGGPQSGCSCGA
- the LOC126008549 gene encoding spermatogenesis- and oogenesis-specific basic helix-loop-helix-containing protein 1-like encodes the protein MIRALGDLYRRQDFSRPPLLPPTEPSSSGACTLNSQFFSVAGDSEEFPSCLDTRSLLGGDLEDSTPFLLATSSDCYLGSLEAGGGGIPSCALARSNSLDGAQLGFLLVPEHDAQELQDSALEQWGLDMGARLLAS